One Nocardioides aromaticivorans genomic window carries:
- a CDS encoding thymidine kinase gives MAELIFRTGTMDAGKSTLALQTNHNHAARGRVGRLFTSHDRAGAAVVSSRLGLTALAQEVEPDFDFWRYTVDALTQGARIDYFICDEAQFYTAEQVDQLAKIVDELQIDVFCFGILTDFRTRLFPGSARLVELADRTEVLQVEALCWCGKRATHNARTEDGVMVTEGEVIVVGDVDTDPEAAVHAADDVDVAYEVLCRQHHRRGMTAARARAVSLSPEPLPFP, from the coding sequence GTGGCCGAGCTGATCTTCCGTACCGGGACCATGGACGCCGGGAAGTCGACCCTCGCGCTGCAGACCAACCACAACCACGCCGCGCGTGGTCGCGTGGGAAGGCTCTTCACCTCCCACGACCGGGCCGGCGCGGCGGTGGTGTCCTCGCGGCTCGGCCTGACGGCGCTGGCCCAGGAGGTCGAGCCGGACTTCGACTTCTGGCGCTACACCGTCGACGCGCTGACCCAGGGCGCGCGGATCGACTACTTCATCTGCGACGAGGCCCAGTTCTACACGGCCGAGCAGGTCGACCAGCTGGCGAAGATCGTCGACGAGCTGCAGATCGACGTCTTCTGCTTCGGCATCCTCACCGACTTCCGCACCCGCCTGTTCCCGGGCTCGGCGAGGCTCGTGGAGCTGGCCGACCGCACCGAGGTGCTGCAGGTCGAGGCGCTGTGCTGGTGCGGCAAGCGCGCCACGCACAACGCCCGCACCGAGGACGGCGTCATGGTCACCGAGGGCGAGGTCATCGTCGTCGGCGACGTCGACACCGACCCGGAGGCCGCCGTCCATGCCGCCGACGACGTCGACGTGGCGTACGAGGTGCTGTGCCGCCAGCACCACCGGCGCGGGATGACCGCGGCGCGGGCGCGTGCGGTCAGTCTGTCGCCGGAGCCCCTCCCGTTTCCGTAG
- a CDS encoding PQQ-dependent sugar dehydrogenase, giving the protein MRERLVVLPVLVLLASVLGAACAGGAEERGTPALDVEVVASGLDHPWEVQELPTGDLLVTQRERRTLTLVDADTGAKRNLAFPSSSVWARGETGLLGLAVDPRFASNRRIYTCSGWRTASGHDIRVVSWQLDTRFTRATRLRFLKVGLPSNSIGRHGGCRLLITGYGALLVGTGDAAHGTNPQNLSSLGGKVLRMDRFYGRPWPTNPWVKGTGNRRWVLTYGHRNVQGLAQRSDGSVWSVEHGSYRDDEINLVRNGRNFGWNPVPGYNESVPMTDGNLPGTQYGARWRSGDPTIAPSGADFVRGSGWGDLAGTLAVAVLKDQRLMFVRFDSDGVLQWTRSPAELRGTRGRLRDVTAARDGSLLVTTDNGGGQDVLLRVRPAG; this is encoded by the coding sequence CGCTCGACGTCGAGGTCGTCGCGAGCGGCCTGGACCATCCGTGGGAGGTCCAGGAGCTGCCGACCGGCGACCTGCTCGTCACCCAGCGCGAGCGGCGCACGCTGACGCTCGTCGACGCCGACACGGGCGCGAAGCGCAATCTCGCCTTCCCGAGCAGCAGCGTCTGGGCACGGGGCGAGACCGGGCTGCTCGGCCTGGCCGTCGACCCCCGCTTCGCGAGCAACCGGCGCATCTACACGTGCTCGGGCTGGCGGACCGCCTCCGGCCACGACATCCGCGTGGTCTCGTGGCAGCTCGACACCCGCTTCACCCGCGCGACCCGGCTGCGCTTCCTCAAGGTGGGCCTGCCGTCCAACTCCATCGGCCGGCACGGCGGCTGCCGCCTGCTGATCACCGGGTACGGCGCCCTCCTCGTCGGCACCGGAGACGCCGCCCACGGCACCAACCCGCAGAACCTCTCGTCGCTGGGCGGCAAGGTCCTGCGGATGGACCGCTTCTACGGCCGGCCGTGGCCGACGAACCCGTGGGTCAAGGGCACCGGCAACCGGCGCTGGGTGCTGACCTACGGGCACCGCAACGTGCAGGGGCTCGCCCAGCGCTCGGACGGCAGCGTCTGGTCGGTCGAGCACGGCTCCTACCGCGACGACGAGATCAACCTGGTCCGCAACGGCCGCAACTTCGGCTGGAACCCGGTCCCGGGCTACAACGAGAGCGTCCCGATGACCGACGGCAACCTGCCCGGCACGCAGTACGGCGCCCGCTGGCGCTCCGGCGACCCGACGATCGCGCCGTCCGGGGCGGACTTCGTCCGCGGCTCCGGCTGGGGCGACCTCGCCGGCACGCTCGCCGTCGCGGTGCTCAAGGACCAGCGCCTGATGTTCGTCCGCTTCGACAGCGACGGCGTCCTGCAGTGGACCCGCTCCCCCGCCGAGCTGCGCGGCACCCGCGGCCGCCTGCGCGACGTGACCGCCGCCCGCGACGGCTCGCTGCTGGTCACCACCGACAACGGCGGCGGGCAGGACGTGCTCCTGCGGGTCCGTCCGGCCGGCTGA
- a CDS encoding M3 family metallopeptidase — MTTEALLGPSQLPHQLPPFADITDDDYAPAIEAAMAEQLAAIADITADPAVPTFDNTLVPLERSGTSLSRVLRVFHNKAGADSSATVDAVRAEFAPRLAAHSDAILLDAALWERIQAVAGQASELDAEAAYLVERYVADFRLAGAALGEDDKARLRALNGEISSKETAFELALQADSNDLAVVVDDPAELAGLTPGEVSAAAAAAAARGLEGKYLLTLVLPTAHPHLAALTDRSVRERLSTAQRSRGSRGGDHDTRALALDILRLRAERARLLGFDNHAALVTADNTAGTPAAVRSLLEQLAAPAARNARREQEALSAQAGFEVAPWDWPFYAERVRAAEYDVDLAALRPWFEAERVLQDGVFFAAGALFGLTFAERGDLAGYHPDVRVFEVSRDGTPIGLYLLDLYTRDSKRGGAWMSSFVDQSVLLGNESAVVVNNLNVPKPADGEATLLTWDETRTLFHEFGHALHGLLARSTYPKFSGTSVFRDFVEYPSQVNEMWVLWPEVLASYAVHHETGEPIPAEVVERIRAAETFNEGFATSEYLAAALVDLAWHELAPEEVPTDPEAVAAFEQQALADVGLDNPAVPPRYSTPYFAHSFSSGYASAYYSYIWSEVLDADTVAWFKENGGLTRENGDAYLRHVIGIGGTRDPLASYLEWRGRPAPIQPLLERRGLA; from the coding sequence GTGACGACGGAAGCCCTGCTCGGGCCCAGCCAACTGCCCCACCAGCTGCCGCCCTTCGCGGACATCACCGACGACGACTACGCGCCCGCGATCGAGGCCGCGATGGCCGAGCAGCTCGCGGCCATCGCGGACATCACCGCCGATCCGGCGGTGCCGACCTTCGACAACACGCTGGTGCCGCTGGAGCGCAGCGGGACCTCGCTCTCGCGCGTCCTGCGGGTCTTCCACAACAAGGCCGGCGCGGACTCGTCCGCGACCGTCGACGCGGTGCGGGCCGAGTTCGCGCCCCGGCTCGCCGCGCACTCCGACGCGATCCTGCTGGACGCGGCGCTGTGGGAGCGGATCCAGGCCGTGGCCGGCCAGGCGTCGGAACTGGACGCCGAGGCGGCGTACCTCGTCGAGCGCTATGTCGCCGACTTCCGGCTCGCCGGTGCGGCCCTGGGCGAGGACGACAAGGCCCGGCTGCGCGCGCTCAACGGCGAGATCTCCAGCAAGGAGACCGCCTTCGAGCTGGCGCTCCAGGCCGACAGCAACGACCTTGCCGTCGTGGTCGACGATCCGGCCGAGCTCGCCGGGCTGACGCCGGGAGAGGTGTCGGCGGCGGCAGCGGCCGCCGCCGCGCGCGGCCTCGAGGGGAAGTACCTGCTCACCCTCGTGCTGCCGACGGCCCACCCGCACCTCGCGGCCCTGACCGATCGGTCCGTGCGCGAGCGGCTGTCCACGGCCCAGCGCTCACGTGGCAGCCGCGGCGGGGACCACGACACCCGTGCGCTCGCCCTCGACATCCTGCGGCTGCGCGCCGAGCGGGCCCGTCTCCTCGGCTTCGACAACCACGCGGCCCTGGTCACCGCGGACAACACCGCCGGCACCCCGGCTGCCGTCCGCTCGCTGCTCGAGCAGCTCGCGGCGCCGGCCGCCCGCAACGCCCGTCGCGAGCAGGAGGCGCTGTCCGCACAGGCGGGCTTCGAGGTCGCGCCGTGGGACTGGCCGTTCTACGCCGAGCGGGTTCGCGCCGCCGAGTACGACGTCGACCTGGCCGCGCTGCGCCCGTGGTTCGAGGCGGAGCGGGTCCTGCAGGACGGCGTCTTCTTCGCGGCCGGCGCGCTGTTCGGCCTCACGTTCGCCGAGCGCGGCGACCTGGCCGGCTACCACCCGGACGTGCGGGTCTTCGAGGTCAGCCGCGACGGCACCCCCATCGGCCTCTACCTGCTCGACCTCTACACCCGCGACTCGAAGCGGGGCGGCGCGTGGATGAGCAGCTTCGTCGACCAGTCCGTCCTGCTCGGCAACGAGTCCGCCGTCGTCGTCAACAACCTCAACGTGCCCAAGCCGGCCGACGGCGAGGCGACCCTGCTGACGTGGGACGAGACCCGGACGCTCTTCCACGAGTTCGGCCACGCCCTGCACGGGCTGCTCGCCCGGTCGACGTACCCGAAGTTCTCGGGCACCTCGGTCTTCCGCGACTTCGTCGAGTACCCCTCGCAGGTCAACGAGATGTGGGTGCTGTGGCCCGAGGTGCTCGCCAGCTACGCGGTCCACCACGAGACCGGCGAGCCGATCCCGGCCGAGGTCGTCGAGCGGATCCGCGCGGCCGAGACGTTCAACGAGGGCTTCGCGACGAGCGAGTACCTCGCCGCCGCGCTCGTCGACCTCGCCTGGCACGAGCTGGCCCCCGAGGAGGTCCCGACCGACCCGGAGGCCGTGGCGGCCTTCGAGCAGCAGGCGCTGGCCGACGTGGGCCTCGACAACCCCGCCGTGCCGCCGCGCTACTCGACGCCCTACTTCGCCCACAGCTTCAGCTCCGGCTACGCCTCGGCCTACTACTCCTACATCTGGAGCGAGGTGCTCGACGCCGACACCGTCGCGTGGTTCAAGGAGAACGGCGGGCTCACCCGCGAGAACGGCGACGCCTACCTCCGCCACGTGATCGGCATCGGCGGCACGCGCGACCCGCTGGCGTCGTACCTCGAGTGGCGCGGGCGGCCCGCCCCGATCCAGCCGCTGCTGGAGCGTCGCGGCCTGGCCTGA